The genomic stretch CGCCGCGGCGCCACGCAGCCGGTCGGTGCTGGCCATCGATCTGAACCCGGACGCGATCCATACGACGCGAAGGAACGCCGAGCGTCTCGGCATCGAGAATCTGGAAACGCGTCGACTCGACCTGACGCGGGAAGCCGTTGCGGGCTCCTTCGAGGTCGTGCTGTGTGGGCCACCGTTCTCGGAAGTCCAGCTCGACGATGTCCGGCAGCGCTGGGCCGGCGCCCGCGCGTTCACGCCGCTCGTCTTCGCCCGCGCCGAGGAATGGCTCCACGCGGGCGGCACGCTGATCGTGCATCACCTGGCGAACGCGGGAGCTCGTCTCGAAGCGCTTGGGCTTCGGCACGGTTTCCGGCTGCGCGAGGCGCGCCCCAACCACGAGAAGCCCCTGCGTCTACAGCTCCTCGCATTGCTGTACGCCCAGGTCGGACTGCGTACGGCCTTCTATGTGTTCGAGCGAACCGCGGACGACGAACCCTCGATCGCTTCGACCTAGGGACCCCAGATCGGCTCGCGTCGGAACCCGATGCCCGCACCGACCAGCCCCAGCTCGACGCTCGTTCGCCAGCCCGGCTCGGCCTCGCACAGGGCCGGGATCGAGTTCACCGGCTGCATGGCGGTGGTCGTGCTGCCCGCCGCCTGGACGTGATCGTCGATCGTCACGTCGCGTCGCCCGAGGCTCGCGAGGGCCATGAAGTGCGTCCGGAAGGAGGGATCTCCCTCGATCGAGATCGTCCAACCATCGCGCGGCTTCGGCCAGGTCTCGGGATAGAAGTTGCCGACCGTCCAGAGCGTCTCGATCTCGATGCGGCTCTCGCCGCCGCGGAGCCCCGTCCAGCGGAAACGCTGACCCGACACGGTTCCCGCTTCGAGGCGGCCCGCTCGCAGGTCCTTCGACTCGGGCGCGATCGTGAGCTCGTGATCGGTGCGGACTTCCTCGAGTTCGGCGCCGAGCGCCTCGGAGAGCATCCACACCTGCTGGCCGAAGATGTCGGCGGTGAAGCGTGCGAAGGGGTTGGCTTCGAGGGTGGCTTCCTCGGGAGGAGCGCCGAAACGCATGTTGTCGAAGGTGATGCGCGGGCTGTCGTAGAACGACCAGTCGGCGCGTTCTTCGAGTCGCACGTGGTCGATCGTCCGCGACATGCCCGAGAGCGCCACCGGCAGCACCATGCCGAGGAAGCCCGGGTGGATGCCCGTGCCGTGCAGGGAGCTGGCCCCCTCCCGACAGGCCGCCTCGATCTGCTCCCGGTCTTCGTTGTAGCTCGACCTGCGGTGGAACAGGAAGGGAGTGGCGGCGACGTTCTTCCCCGATCGGAGAATCGCGCACACCTCGTCGACATCGGCGTGCCTTGGCGCGTACACCACGCAGTCCGCATCGCAGGCGAGGATCGCGTCGACATCGTCGGTGGCGGCGACACCCACGTGGGGCGCGCCGCAGAGCTCCCCCGCGTCGCGTCCACTCTTCTCGGCCGAGTACACGAGGACCCCGGCCAGTTCGAGCTCGGGGTGGATCAGAATCGCACGGAGCGCTTCGCGGCCGACCGAGCCCGTGGCCCATTGGATCACGCGGTAGGGGGGACGCATCTTCAAGCCCGCGTGCGGAGCTCGAGGCCGTCGAGCTTTCCGTCGGCCCGCCACTCTTCGAGGAGCCGACCGAACGCGCTGAGTCCGGGGGTGTAGGCCCCGAGGAAGCCATTCGCCTCGGTCGCCGCGCCTTCCTGGTTGTAGTAGCCCGGGGTGCAATCGGCGAGGAACCCGGGCCCGTCGGGCGTCATCTCCTGGATGAGGTCGCACCAGGCCTGCTGTCCCGATTCGCTCGGCTCGACGAGGGTGGCGCCTCGGCGCTGGGCCTCGCCGATCAGGTAGGCGATGTGGCGGGCCTGCTGGTCGAACATCGAGGTCATGTTCACGCTGAACGCGTTCTGCGACACGCCGAGGTAGAACCAGTTCGGAAAGCCCCGCGTCGTGAACCCGTGGAGGGTACGCAGGCCATCGGCCCAGTGGTCGTGAAGAAGCACGCCGTCCCGTCCCTCGATGTCGATGCCGACGCGAAGTTTGATGTCGCGGGTGACGTGATAGCCCGTGGCGAAGACGATCAGGTCGACCTCGAACTCGCTCCCATTGGCGACGACGCCCGTCGGGGTGATCCGCTCGATCCCCTTTGCCGCGCTGACGTCGACCAGCGTCACGTTGTCGCGATTGAACGCGGGCAGGTACTCGTCGTTGAAGGTCGGGCGCTTGCACATCACCCGGTACCAGGGCTTCAGCGCCTCGGCGACTTCCGGGTCATCAACCGTCTCGTCGATCCGCCTCCGCAGCGCTTCCATCTGGGCGAAGTCCTGGAGCTCGACGATCCGGTTGCGCTCCTCGCGCGTCTTGGGGCGGTTCGCGCCTTTCGGCGAGCTGATCGCGCGGAAGATCCGGGTCCAGGAGTCGTCGACGAGGTCGACCTCCGGACGTCTGCCGTCCGCGAAGGCCGCGAAGTTCTCGCGTCGCTCGTCCTGCCAGCCGGGCGCGAGGGAGGCGAACCACGTCGGGTCGGTCGGCTGATTCAGGCGCAGGCCCACGGTCGAGGGCGTCCGCTGGAAGAGGAAGACGTGGCCGGCGTCCCGCGCGACGCGGGGGACGATCTGGATCGCGGTCGCGCCGGTGCCGATGACCGCGACCTTCTTGTCGGCGAGCGCGTGCATCCCGCCCGTCGAGTCGCCGCCCGTGACGCCGTAGTCCCAGCGGCACGAGTGGAAGGCCGGCCCCTCGAAGTCGGTGATCCCCGGCACGCCCGGGAGTTTCGGGCGCGTGATCGTGCCGAGCGCCGTGATCACGAAGCGTGCCAGGATCGCATCGCCCCGATCGGTCTCGACGCGCCAGCGTCCGCGTACCTCGTCCCAGCGCAGGGAGGTGGCGCGCGTCTGGAAGAGCGTGCGCTCGTAGAGCCGAAAGTGCTCACCGATGCGCTGGCTGTGCTCGAGAATCTCGTCCGCGTAGGCGTACTTCTCCTTCGGCATGTAGCCGAGCTCTTCGAGGAGCGGCAGGTACAGATAGGACTCGGTGTCGCACTGGGCGCCCGGGTAGCGGTTCCAGTACCAGGTGCCGCCGAAGTCGGCTCCCGCTTCGAGGATCCGGAACGACTCGACGCCCTCGGTCGTGAGGCGCGCCGCGGCGAGCATCCCGCTGAACCCGCCGCCGATGATCGCGACATCGGGCTCTTCGGTCACCGCCTCGCGCGTGAGGGGTTGCTTCGCGTACGGGTCCCGATCTCCGAAGTGGGCGAGATCACCGCTGACGTCCAGATACTGGTCGACTCCGTCCTCGCGCAATCGCTTGCGCCGCTCGTCTGCATAGCGGGCGCGCAGGGCGTCCGGGTCGAAAGACGGTTCTTCGATTCCGCTCATTGGGAACTCCTCACGAGAGGACTATCGCACGAGACCGCGCCCTGCCGGACGCGCCAGCGCGGCGATCAGATGTATCCCTGTTCCAGGGCCCACAAGAGGCGATCCTGGCCCCAGAACCGCTCGCCAGAGGGCAGTACGAACATCGGAACGCCAAAGATGCCGGCCTCGTCGTAGTTCTGGCGAACGAGATCGCAGAGCGCCGTCTGCTGCTCCGGATCCACGGCCGCCTCGCGAACCTCCTCGGGTTCCAGCCCGACCCTCTCCGCGGCAACACCGATCGCATCGAGCCCGGATACGCGGAGGCCCTCCTCCCACCGCATTCGCGTCATCTCGATCGCGAACTCCGCGCCCCGGCCGAGGTCCTTGGCGCGCAAGAAGGCCGTATGGGCGGGTTTCCACTCCGGCTCGTCGACGGGCGGTCGCCCGACCCGGAGCTCGAAGAACTTCGCGAACCGCAGGATGTCCTGCAGGTTGTGCGTGGCCTTCGCCGGGACGATCGGGGTCTCGAAGTTCTCGAATCCCGGTAGCGGGAGAAAGGGCACCCAGTCGATCTCGACATCCGAACCGACGCGAGGGACGACCCCTCGGGTTGCGAGCCAAGCGTACGGACTTCGGATACTGAACACGTAGGTCAGGTGCTTGGTCGCCATCGTCGCCCTTGGCCCATTCGCGCGGGAAGGCGCGCTCTTCGATCGCCGCCTGTCATTCTAGGAAAGACCCAACTGCGCAGCGACGAACGCAAGTTGCGAGTCCGTCGCTGGCGTTGGTCGCACACCCGCGACGTATCGAGCTGGAGATCGCCATCGATGCTCAATGCACCGCGTGGCCGTTCGGGTAGCTCGGTGTCCAGTCCTGGAGCCAGGCCGGCTCGGTCGTCAGCGTCATGTCTTCGCGGATGCGGTACACGACCGGATACGCGCCCTCGCCCTCGATCTCTCCGGCGCGGATGGCGCGCAGCCCATCGCGCAGGGAGGTGAGGGTCTCCCGCGACTCGTTTGGAATCTCGTTCGCCGGCGACGCGTGAGCGCCGCGGAAGACCATCCGCTGCAGTGCCTCGGTTCGCGCGAGGACCTTGTCGGCGGATTGGAGGTAGTCGCCGAGGTTCGAGGTCGGCAGGAACGAGCTAAGTGATCCGCTGCTCGTCAGGAAGTCGCCGGTGAACATCAGCTGTCGTTCGACATCGAAGAGCGACACCGAGTTGTCCGTGTGTCCGGGCGTGTACAGGAGGACGAGCTCCCGTCCGCCGAGGTCGATCGTCGCATTCGGCGCGATCCACTCGGTCACTTCCCAGACCGGGACATCGATCGCCTCGCTCGGACCCAGGTGCTCGCCCCAGGAGAGTGGAAGCCGGTTGCCCTCGGCGCGCTCCCGAAGATGCGGCAGGTCGACGACGGCGAGGCTCGGCCAAGCTCCCTGGCCCGTGTGGTCGTAGTGGAAGTGGGAGGGCATGAAGGTGAGCGGAAGGTCCGTGAGCGACGCGACGACGGGCCGGATGTCGTAGTGGCCGACGCCCGCGTCGAAGAGCAGCGCGCGTTCGGAGCCGAGGATCAGATAGTTGACGTTGCGCGCCCAGGAGCGCGGCTCGGCGATCGCGAAGGTCTGCTCGTCGAGCGCCACGATGGTGAAGTGCGCGTCGTCCCCGAACACGCGCCCACCCGGGACCGGGGGCGCATCCTCGACGTGAGGAACCGGGGCACCGGTGGTGGCCAGCGGCACGATGATGCGGTGGCGCTGCCAGATCGCGACGGAGCCGATGATGGCCAGGGCGACGAGCCCCCAGACGAGCTTCGATGACATGCCCGGACACTAGCGCCGAATCCGCTTGCACCGCGTGGGCTCACGCGTCCCTTGGGAGCGGGTTCGGCCTCACCGCTTGGCGCACCCCACACTTCACTCAGCGACGGGCGAGTTGCCGCACCTGGCGATCGGTGCGTCGGTCGGCGAGCGCCATACCGCCATTGATCATCGCCGCGCCGGCCCAGCGGAAGGGTTCGACGGGCCAGCGCCAGAGCCGTCGATCCAGCGCGGTGGCCTGCGGATGCTCCTTGCCGAGGATCCGTTCGGCAATCATTGCGCCGGAGAGTGTCGCTTGGGGCACGCCGTGGCCATTGAAGCCGATGGCGAAGTGCACGTTTCGATGAGTTCCCTCGACGCCCAGCTGGGGGAGCAGGTCGAGGGTGATGCCGATCCAGCCGCCCCAGAAATGCGCGATCCGCGTCTCGCGGAGCGTCGGGAACCGCTCGCGGAACGCGCCTTCGATGGCCGCGAACGCTCCGGGATCCCGCCCCGGCGCTCGCTGGCTTCCGAATCGGTAGCGAACGACCTTGGAGCCACCGGTGAGGGTTCCATGTGAGGTAAGGCGGAAGTTCTCGAGGGCTTCGTGGGCGGTATAGATGCCCTCGCGGCCTTCCCAGCCGAGCTCGCGTAGGGCGGCTTCGGGGATCGGTTCGGTTTCGAAGAGAGAGACACGCAGCGGAACCACGTGGCGCCGGCGTCGGCCCGTGCTGTCGGTGTAGGCGTTCGTCGCGAGGATCGCGTGGGGGGCCCGGACGGATCCGTGCGTCGCGACCACCCGGACGCGCTCTCCGTCCTGAATGCTCGTCACCGCGGTCCCCTCGTGCAGCCGGACGCCCGCCTCCAGTGCGGCCCGGCGAAGTCCGAGGACATACCTACCGGGGTTCAGCGTGCCGCCGCGCTCTTCGAGCACACCGCACACGAAGGCGGGCGGAATGCCTCGCTCTCGCATTTCGCCCGGGCCCAAGTAGCGAACGGCCGCGCCGAGGCGTTGCGCGGTCTTGGCGGCGCGCTCGAGCTTCGCCTCGTGTTTCGGGTGGACTCCACCAATGATGTTGCCGCTCGGTCTGTAGTCGCAGGGTATCTGGTACCGCTCGAGGACTCCCTCGCAATACTCGGTTGCGTAGTCCGCAAAGCGCACGAGTGCCTTCGCCCGCTCTTCACCGAAGAGCTTGAGGAGTGTCGGTAGGTCCTTGCCGATCGTCGGTGTCACGTGCCCGGCGTTTCGACCGCTCGCGCCCGACCCGGCGACGTCCTTCTCCAGCACGACGACGTCCATCCCTGCTGCTTTGAGCGTCAGCGCTGCCGAGAGCCCCGTGTAGCCGCCGCCGACGATCACGACGTCGGCAGTCGTATCCGTCTCCAACGCGGGCTGTACGTCGTCCGGCATCTGGAACCACGGGCTGATGTCGAGAAAGGGATGCTCAACAGACATGGTGCTTTCCTCGCCGAGAAGGACGCGACCGGCGGTCCGTCCAGGTGCGGTCGATCAATCCAGATACGCGGCCAGATACGAACGAACCAGCAGGAAGTTCTCGCGGAACTGCGCCTCCTGTTCCGCCGGAGGGAGTTCCAGGGCGACGTCCACGATCGCCGACATCGCATTGATCCAGGTGCGCCCCACGACGACCAGCTGCTCCTCGCGATGGCCGCGGACGCGCGGCGCGACGACCTCCGCGAATCGACTCGCCAGGAGTTCGTTGTCGGCGCGCTCGATCTCGATCAGCGCCTCGTTCGCGCGCATGGCCCGTCGGATTGCGAGGTGGGAGTTCGAGCTCAGCAAGTGCGTGAGAAGGCGAGTCCCCAGCGCGTCGCAGGTCTCGCGCCAGTCGAGGTCGGGGTCGGCGAGACGACGGTACGCCTCGTCGAAGTCGGTGTGCCACTTCTCGGTCAGCTGCCGGTAGAGCGTTGCGACGATCGCCTGCTTGTTCGGGAAGTACCGGTAGACCGAGGGCACCCGCACGCCCGCGCGCTCGGCAAGCAGGTTCGTATTGAAGCCCTCGAGACCCCGTTCCTCGATGAGGGCCTTCGCGGCCTCGAGCAAGCGTTCGACGGTCTTGGTGGCGCGGGCCTGCTGCGGTGACTTCCGCATCTCTCCGGACCGCGACGGCCCTCGCTCGCGTGCTCGTCGTTTCGATCGCACCGTTGACACAAAAAAATAGTAATACTAACTTTCGATCGTGTCCAGGAACGATCCGCGCCGGGGCGCGCAGGGGTCGGGACCCGCAACCCTCTACCGGAGCACCGCATCGTGACGAGTGAACTCACCCACGCGACCGGGACCGGCCAGATCCTGATCGAGGCCGAAGACTTCGAGGACTACGGCGGATGGGTGCTCGATTCGCAGTTCGAGCAGGAGATGGGATCGCCGTATCTCATGGCCCACGGCGTTGGGTGCCCAGTGGCAGACGCCAGGACGACGATCAGCGTCGACCAGGGTGCCTCCTATGACCTCTGGGTGCGGGCGAAGGACTGGGTCCCCGGCCATCATCCCGGCCGCTTCGAAGTGCTCGTCGACGAGAAGTCGGTCGGCCGGGAGTTCGGGGCCAACGGACAGAACTGGTCGTGGGAGCACGCCGGTGTCGTGGACCTTCCGGCGGGCGAAGTGGCGTTGACCCTTCGTGACCTGACTGGATTCAATGGGCGATGCGATGCCCTCTACTTCACTTCCGAGGGCGACGTTCCCCCGAACGAGGTGAACGAGGAGAGCCGCGCCTGGCGGCGGCGTCTCCGTGGATTGCCCGACACGCCCGTGGATGCCGGTGAATGGGATGTGGTCGTGATCGGGGGCGGGATTTCGGGCTGCGCGGCGGCGCTTGCCGCTGCGCGCCTGGGTCAAACCGTGGCCTTCATCCAGGACCGCCCCGTGCTCGGCGGAAACGCCAGCACCGAGATCGGGCTCAGCCCCCGCGGCTCGCAGGGCGCGCTGCTGAAAGAGTTCTCCGAGCGCAAGGCCAACGGCGACCTGATGGCGTACGACCTGCTCGTGGCCGAGCCAGCCTGCACCGTGTTCCTCGAGCACCGGGTCGTGGCCGCCGAACGGGACGATCGCAGGGTGATCGCCATCCAGACCGTGCAGCCGCGCGGCGGCGTCGAGAGGCGTTTTCGGGCCGGCGTCTTCATCGATGCGAGCGGAACGGCTCTCCTCGCGAGGTTGACTGGCGCGGAAACCCTGTTCGGTCGCGAAGCCAAGGCGGATTTCGGGGAAGACCTTGCCCCCGAAACGGCCGACCACATGCACCATGGCAACACTCTGTTCTTCCGGACGAAACAGGACGGTCAGCCGACGCCGTTCCCGGAGGTTCCGTGGGCCACCGAAGTAGCGAAGAAGTTCGCCGATCTTCGCGGCCAGCTCGTGGAACCCGGCACCGAGAACGGCCGGGGGCCCCGCGCTCCCATGGACGCCACGGTTCCCGAGGTCGAAGGCTTCGCCTTCGACCGACCCGTTTCCACGATCCCGGCCACGCATTTCTGGGAGTACGGGCAGTGGCTCGACCCGTATTCGGAAGCAGAGCACGTTCGAGATCATCTGCTGCGCAGCCTGATCGGTACTTTCTCGAACGTGAAGAACTCGGACCCGCAGGCGTTCGCCGACCTGGCCTTCGACTGGGTCGCCTTCGTTCCGGGGCAGGGAGAATTCCACCGCTACCGTGGCGACTACGTCCTCACGGAAACGGACATCCGTACCCACAGAGTGTTCGAGGATGCCGTCGTGGCGAACGACGGCGCCTTCTGCATCCACTGCGCATTCGACGAAGGCGAGACGGAGTACGACTTCCGCATCAAGGAATGGATCTGGGACGAGCGGGACAGCAAAGCCTACGTGATTCCGTTCCGCTGCTTGTACTCCAGGGACCTCGACAACGTGCTCGCGGCCGGAAAGCACATCAGCATTTCGCATGTAGCCGGATCGAACGTGAAGTTCATGGGCAACGGCGCTCAGCATGGGATCGCGGCAGCGGGCGCAGCCGCCCTCTGCAAGAAGTACGGCGCCACCCCACGAGGGCTGGTTCAGCATCACCTTCCCGAGCTGCGACGCTTGGTCTCGGATCTCGGCTGCGATCACGAGGCGGAGGGCGCGCCGCCGCTCTAGTCGGGCGCTGCAGCGGAGTCGTGCTCGAGGATTCCGAACCTTCCATCGAACGAGGGCGTCATGACCCAAGAACCCACTTCCGTAGCGGGTGGCTGCCTGTGCGGCGCGGTCCGGTACGCATTCGACCGCGAGGCTGTCGCGGGGCAGGCCCACTGTCACTGTCTCGACTGCCAGCGTTCCACGGGGAGCGCGTACGCGACGTTCTGCATGGTTCCCGACGCCAGCTTCGAGGCGGAGAGAGGAGAGCCCAAGCCGTTCTCGGTTCGAGGGGAAAGTGGTGGCGAGGTGACGCGTTTCTTCTGCGGAGACTGCGGATCCCAGCTCTACAGCCGAGTCGCCGTCATGCCGGGAATGCGATTCGTCAAGGCGGGATCGCTCGACGATTCACGATGGATGCAGCCCCAGGCCGTCTTCTGGTGCGACAAGAAGCCACCCTGGGTAGAGCATCCGGACGGTTTGCAACGCCACGCCCGGAACCCCGGCTGACCGCGGGAAGGGCTTCGGTTCGGGGGAGGGGAGCTCCTTCGCGACGGTTACCCGGCCGAGCTACGACGCCTCTTTGCTCGGAACCAGGCGCACGATCGTGCCCTCCTGTCCGTGCTCGAGGAGCAGATAGACCAGGCCGTCCGCGCCGACCTCGACGTCGCGGATGCGCGCGAGGCCGGTGATCAACTTCTCCTCGTCGACGAGCTTCCCGTCCCGGATCCGCAGGCGATAGAGCGTGCGTGCCTTGAGGGTGCCGACGATGAGGTCGTGTTCCCAGGCGGGGAAGGCCTCGCCCTGGTAGAACTCGAAGCTCGAGATGGCCGGGGCGGGCGTGTAGTCGACGACTGGCTGGATCGTGTCCTCGAGGGCGAGCTCGAGACCGAGGTCTTCGCCGATCGTGATCGGTTCGCCGTCGTAGTCGAGCCCGTTGGTGAACATGGGCCAGCCGTAGTTGCCACCACGGGAGATGAGGTTCACCTCGTCGCCGCCCCGCGGTCCCATCTCGGTGCCCCAGATCTCGCCCGTTGCCGGGTGGGCGGCGAGGCCCTGGGGCGTCCGGTGTCCGTAGCTCCAGACCGTATGGGCCGTGGAGACGTCGTCCTCGGGTTCGAAGGGGTTGTCGGCGGGCACGGTGCCATCGTCGCGGACGCGGTGGATCTTCCCCGTCGGCTTGTCCAGCCATTGGACCCAGTCGTAGGTCGCTTTGCCACCGATGGAGACATAGACGTGACCGCTCTGGTCGAAGGCGAGTCGGCCGGCCGCGACCTGGTCGGGGA from Myxococcota bacterium encodes the following:
- a CDS encoding MBL fold metallo-hydrolase, which produces MSSKLVWGLVALAIIGSVAIWQRHRIIVPLATTGAPVPHVEDAPPVPGGRVFGDDAHFTIVALDEQTFAIAEPRSWARNVNYLILGSERALLFDAGVGHYDIRPVVASLTDLPLTFMPSHFHYDHTGQGAWPSLAVVDLPHLRERAEGNRLPLSWGEHLGPSEAIDVPVWEVTEWIAPNATIDLGGRELVLLYTPGHTDNSVSLFDVERQLMFTGDFLTSSGSLSSFLPTSNLGDYLQSADKVLARTEALQRMVFRGAHASPANEIPNESRETLTSLRDGLRAIRAGEIEGEGAYPVVYRIREDMTLTTEPAWLQDWTPSYPNGHAVH
- a CDS encoding methyltransferase, whose translation is AAAPRSRSVLAIDLNPDAIHTTRRNAERLGIENLETRRLDLTREAVAGSFEVVLCGPPFSEVQLDDVRQRWAGARAFTPLVFARAEEWLHAGGTLIVHHLANAGARLEALGLRHGFRLREARPNHEKPLRLQLLALLYAQVGLRTAFYVFERTADDEPSIAST
- a CDS encoding FAD-dependent oxidoreductase; this encodes MTSELTHATGTGQILIEAEDFEDYGGWVLDSQFEQEMGSPYLMAHGVGCPVADARTTISVDQGASYDLWVRAKDWVPGHHPGRFEVLVDEKSVGREFGANGQNWSWEHAGVVDLPAGEVALTLRDLTGFNGRCDALYFTSEGDVPPNEVNEESRAWRRRLRGLPDTPVDAGEWDVVVIGGGISGCAAALAAARLGQTVAFIQDRPVLGGNASTEIGLSPRGSQGALLKEFSERKANGDLMAYDLLVAEPACTVFLEHRVVAAERDDRRVIAIQTVQPRGGVERRFRAGVFIDASGTALLARLTGAETLFGREAKADFGEDLAPETADHMHHGNTLFFRTKQDGQPTPFPEVPWATEVAKKFADLRGQLVEPGTENGRGPRAPMDATVPEVEGFAFDRPVSTIPATHFWEYGQWLDPYSEAEHVRDHLLRSLIGTFSNVKNSDPQAFADLAFDWVAFVPGQGEFHRYRGDYVLTETDIRTHRVFEDAVVANDGAFCIHCAFDEGETEYDFRIKEWIWDERDSKAYVIPFRCLYSRDLDNVLAAGKHISISHVAGSNVKFMGNGAQHGIAAAGAAALCKKYGATPRGLVQHHLPELRRLVSDLGCDHEAEGAPPL
- a CDS encoding NAD(P)/FAD-dependent oxidoreductase yields the protein MSGIEEPSFDPDALRARYADERRKRLREDGVDQYLDVSGDLAHFGDRDPYAKQPLTREAVTEEPDVAIIGGGFSGMLAAARLTTEGVESFRILEAGADFGGTWYWNRYPGAQCDTESYLYLPLLEELGYMPKEKYAYADEILEHSQRIGEHFRLYERTLFQTRATSLRWDEVRGRWRVETDRGDAILARFVITALGTITRPKLPGVPGITDFEGPAFHSCRWDYGVTGGDSTGGMHALADKKVAVIGTGATAIQIVPRVARDAGHVFLFQRTPSTVGLRLNQPTDPTWFASLAPGWQDERRENFAAFADGRRPEVDLVDDSWTRIFRAISSPKGANRPKTREERNRIVELQDFAQMEALRRRIDETVDDPEVAEALKPWYRVMCKRPTFNDEYLPAFNRDNVTLVDVSAAKGIERITPTGVVANGSEFEVDLIVFATGYHVTRDIKLRVGIDIEGRDGVLLHDHWADGLRTLHGFTTRGFPNWFYLGVSQNAFSVNMTSMFDQQARHIAYLIGEAQRRGATLVEPSESGQQAWCDLIQEMTPDGPGFLADCTPGYYNQEGAATEANGFLGAYTPGLSAFGRLLEEWRADGKLDGLELRTRA
- a CDS encoding DsbA family protein; protein product: MATKHLTYVFSIRSPYAWLATRGVVPRVGSDVEIDWVPFLPLPGFENFETPIVPAKATHNLQDILRFAKFFELRVGRPPVDEPEWKPAHTAFLRAKDLGRGAEFAIEMTRMRWEEGLRVSGLDAIGVAAERVGLEPEEVREAAVDPEQQTALCDLVRQNYDEAGIFGVPMFVLPSGERFWGQDRLLWALEQGYI
- a CDS encoding FAD-binding oxidoreductase → MSVEHPFLDISPWFQMPDDVQPALETDTTADVVIVGGGYTGLSAALTLKAAGMDVVVLEKDVAGSGASGRNAGHVTPTIGKDLPTLLKLFGEERAKALVRFADYATEYCEGVLERYQIPCDYRPSGNIIGGVHPKHEAKLERAAKTAQRLGAAVRYLGPGEMRERGIPPAFVCGVLEERGGTLNPGRYVLGLRRAALEAGVRLHEGTAVTSIQDGERVRVVATHGSVRAPHAILATNAYTDSTGRRRRHVVPLRVSLFETEPIPEAALRELGWEGREGIYTAHEALENFRLTSHGTLTGGSKVVRYRFGSQRAPGRDPGAFAAIEGAFRERFPTLRETRIAHFWGGWIGITLDLLPQLGVEGTHRNVHFAIGFNGHGVPQATLSGAMIAERILGKEHPQATALDRRLWRWPVEPFRWAGAAMINGGMALADRRTDRQVRQLARR
- a CDS encoding dihydrodipicolinate reductase; this translates as MRPPYRVIQWATGSVGREALRAILIHPELELAGVLVYSAEKSGRDAGELCGAPHVGVAATDDVDAILACDADCVVYAPRHADVDEVCAILRSGKNVAATPFLFHRRSSYNEDREQIEAACREGASSLHGTGIHPGFLGMVLPVALSGMSRTIDHVRLEERADWSFYDSPRITFDNMRFGAPPEEATLEANPFARFTADIFGQQVWMLSEALGAELEEVRTDHELTIAPESKDLRAGRLEAGTVSGQRFRWTGLRGGESRIEIETLWTVGNFYPETWPKPRDGWTISIEGDPSFRTHFMALASLGRRDVTIDDHVQAAGSTTTAMQPVNSIPALCEAEPGWRTSVELGLVGAGIGFRREPIWGP
- a CDS encoding TetR/AcrR family transcriptional regulator yields the protein MRKSPQQARATKTVERLLEAAKALIEERGLEGFNTNLLAERAGVRVPSVYRYFPNKQAIVATLYRQLTEKWHTDFDEAYRRLADPDLDWRETCDALGTRLLTHLLSSNSHLAIRRAMRANEALIEIERADNELLASRFAEVVAPRVRGHREEQLVVVGRTWINAMSAIVDVALELPPAEQEAQFRENFLLVRSYLAAYLD